TAGCTATACTTAATAATATTACTCCTATTATTATCATAATATCATACGCAGTCATAATTTTTAATAACTTATACATAAAATCACCTACTAAGTATTTTAATTGTAACACCTTTATACTTTGATGTCTATAATATTAGTATAAAAATCATAAAAAGGGGCCCTGCTATAAAAAGCAAGTACCCCTAAATAGTTTGGTTTAAAGTTTGTTATATCTATTTTAAATTATTTATTCATACTCTACTTTAATGGCATCTACATTACATGTATCATAACAAATTCCACATTTAACACATTTTTCAGGATCAATCTCATGTTTTTCTTTTGGTTCACCCTCTATAGCATCTACCGGGCAGGCTTTTGCACATAAGGTACAACCAACACAATCATCAGTAATTTCTATATTTTTTACCTTTTTCCCTTCAAAAGTAATTGTATCAGTTGGACATTTTTCTGCGCAAAGACCACAATTAATACATTTTTCATAATCTATAACTGCAAGGTCTCCCTCCATTGTTATAGCATCAACCGGACATACTTTTTCACACATGCCACAACCTATACAGCCAACTTCACAAATTTTACTTACTACTTTACCACTTTCAGGGGATGAACACTCAATATGATTCTTTTTAGATGATGGATAAAGTGTAATAATATCTTTTGGACAGGCTTCAACACATTTCCCACAACCTGTACATTTCTCAGGATCAACTTCAGGAAGACCATTTTCATTCATTTTAATTGCATCAAAAGGACATACCTCTACACAATCCCCATAACCAAGACATCCATATTGACAACTTTTGTCTCCACCATTTATAAGATTTACAGCTTTACAGGTTTCTATACCTTTATATTCTGAATCTTTTTTTGTTTCTTTGTTTCCACCACGACAGAGCACTCTAGCTACTTCACCTTCAGCTGAAGACGCTTCTGCATCTAAAATTTCTGCAATTTTTTCTGCAACATCTTCTCCACCAACAGGACAACCATCAATGGAAGCATCACCTTTAACTACTGCTTCAGCGAAACTACTACAACCAGCATATCCACATGCCCCACAATTAGCCCCTGGAAGAACTTCTTCAACTTCATCTATTCTAGGATCTTTATCTACATGGAAAGCCCGAGAAGCTATGCCAAGACCGGCTGCTAAAAAAGCTGCTATACCTCCCATGCTCAAAAGAGAATACAAATAAATTGATTTCATTATTTCACCTCCGATTACTATATCAACCTGAAATCATTCCGGAAAAGCCCATAAAGGCCATAGCCATAAGTCCTGCAATAATTAGAGTAATTGGAACTCCTCTAAG
This genomic interval from Halanaerobiales bacterium contains the following:
- a CDS encoding Fe-S cluster domain-containing protein, with the protein product MKSIYLYSLLSMGGIAAFLAAGLGIASRAFHVDKDPRIDEVEEVLPGANCGACGYAGCSSFAEAVVKGDASIDGCPVGGEDVAEKIAEILDAEASSAEGEVARVLCRGGNKETKKDSEYKGIETCKAVNLINGGDKSCQYGCLGYGDCVEVCPFDAIKMNENGLPEVDPEKCTGCGKCVEACPKDIITLYPSSKKNHIECSSPESGKVVSKICEVGCIGCGMCEKVCPVDAITMEGDLAVIDYEKCINCGLCAEKCPTDTITFEGKKVKNIEITDDCVGCTLCAKACPVDAIEGEPKEKHEIDPEKCVKCGICYDTCNVDAIKVEYE